The Streptomyces phaeolivaceus genome has a window encoding:
- a CDS encoding Rv1733c family protein, producing the protein MRGQMFRWRWRSNALRRRSDVVEAWTVLCVVLLLVLGAPAAGIAVGRWAHGDARAHAAAERAALDRVSAVIVERAPAAAPSADGGKQPTYWVPARWTEPDGGSRTGEARVPAGTERGDRADVWLDRAGRSVEPPPSDTAVWQHALAMGTCATGGVVGLVLLGHVVVRRVAIRHRLAEWEREWARTGPDWGHRWA; encoded by the coding sequence ATGCGAGGCCAGATGTTCAGATGGCGTTGGCGCTCCAACGCGCTGCGCCGGCGCTCGGACGTCGTCGAGGCGTGGACGGTGCTGTGCGTGGTGCTGCTGCTCGTCCTCGGCGCCCCGGCCGCCGGAATCGCGGTGGGCCGGTGGGCCCACGGGGACGCGCGGGCGCACGCCGCGGCCGAGCGGGCCGCGCTGGACCGGGTCAGTGCCGTGATCGTCGAGAGGGCCCCGGCCGCCGCGCCCTCGGCCGACGGCGGCAAGCAGCCCACGTACTGGGTGCCGGCGCGCTGGACCGAGCCCGACGGCGGCTCCCGGACCGGTGAGGCGCGGGTGCCGGCGGGCACCGAGCGCGGCGATCGCGCCGATGTGTGGCTGGACCGGGCGGGGCGGAGCGTCGAGCCGCCGCCCTCCGACACGGCCGTCTGGCAGCACGCGCTGGCCATGGGGACCTGCGCCACGGGCGGTGTCGTCGGTCTGGTGCTGCTCGGGCACGTCGTGGTGCGCCGGGTGGCCATTCGGCATCGGCTCGCCGAATGGGAGCGGGAGTGGGCGCGGACCGGTCCCGATTGGGGACATCGCTGGGCCTGA
- a CDS encoding DUF485 domain-containing protein: MGAGVGADRSRLGTSLGLTGEPEHRSAESCVPHVGQSQNVHNIHPTDAVDTSIVLLPYSASSPPQAQGSEEGALLTGRQSLHAHPEFRSISAAYRRFGIWATTLSVGGFLTYVLLSSFVPGTMNQRLTGHLTLGLALGLAQFAVMGVTAFLYVRHMRQNIDPVVRRLRAQLEDQEAERRRVPAGRRFRAW; this comes from the coding sequence ATGGGAGCGGGAGTGGGCGCGGACCGGTCCCGATTGGGGACATCGCTGGGCCTGACCGGAGAACCGGAACATCGTTCAGCCGAAAGCTGTGTACCGCATGTCGGCCAATCGCAGAACGTCCACAACATTCATCCCACCGACGCAGTTGATACTTCAATTGTGTTGCTGCCATACTCCGCTTCCTCCCCCCCACAGGCACAAGGCAGCGAAGAGGGTGCTTTGTTGACAGGCCGGCAGTCCCTACACGCACACCCTGAATTCCGTTCCATAAGCGCCGCATATCGAAGATTCGGGATATGGGCGACGACATTGTCCGTCGGCGGATTCCTGACGTACGTTCTCCTTTCGAGTTTCGTACCGGGAACAATGAATCAGCGATTGACCGGACATCTCACCCTGGGACTGGCTCTCGGTCTCGCGCAGTTCGCCGTGATGGGTGTGACCGCGTTCCTGTACGTCCGGCACATGCGCCAGAACATCGATCCGGTCGTCCGGCGGCTGCGCGCCCAGCTGGAGGACCAGGAGGCCGAGCGGCGTCGGGTTCCGGCGGGACGGCGGTTCCGCGCATGGTGA
- a CDS encoding solute symporter family protein, with protein MVTHSASVADAFSLRLTFVLFLTVVVITLFTALLTAPQRDEIGEFYLGNRDMSPLRNGLAMCGDYLSAATLLGSTGLVALTGYDGLLYLGGTVVAWMMVLLLIAEPLRNAGKFTLGDALARRLPLRQRQVRLALAVCTLSVCTLYLVAQLVGSIALMTQFVGEPGPTTRTMVVIIIGTIVTIYAAIGGMPGATFIQVVKAVMLVAGVTVVAVLVLNRFDWNIDGLLASATEGSGLGDEYLQPGLRYGAGPISKIDFFSLQLAIVLGLAALPHVMMRMFAPRRTRVLRASVVWAVGLVGFVCLTAGVLGLGATALVGRDTISGMDHKGDAAVLLLAHELGGEVLTAIVSALAFVTLLAVAAGLMLAAASSVAHDLYGEVIRKGRATETQELGVARIAAVVLGVLSMMFALLAWGTNTATLAFLAFAIAASAILPTLVYSLFWSGFTARGALLSLYGGLVTSVLLVVFSPVVSSTPDSVYPRADFAWFPLQNPGIVSIPAGFLLGWLGSRFGPREEAGVYEDFEVRALVGADQG; from the coding sequence ATGGTGACCCACTCCGCGAGCGTGGCCGACGCGTTCAGTCTGCGGCTCACCTTCGTCCTGTTCCTGACCGTCGTCGTGATCACCCTGTTCACCGCCCTGCTGACGGCACCGCAGCGGGACGAGATCGGCGAGTTCTACCTCGGCAACCGTGACATGTCGCCGCTGCGCAACGGTCTCGCCATGTGCGGCGACTACCTCTCGGCCGCGACCCTGCTCGGCAGCACCGGCCTCGTCGCCCTCACCGGGTACGACGGGCTGCTCTACCTCGGCGGCACGGTCGTCGCGTGGATGATGGTGCTGCTGCTGATCGCCGAACCCCTGCGCAACGCGGGCAAGTTCACCCTCGGCGACGCGCTGGCCCGGCGGCTGCCGCTGCGCCAGCGGCAGGTCCGGCTGGCGCTCGCCGTCTGCACGCTCTCCGTGTGCACCCTCTATCTGGTGGCCCAACTGGTAGGCAGCATCGCGCTGATGACCCAGTTCGTGGGTGAACCCGGCCCGACCACACGGACGATGGTCGTGATCATCATCGGGACGATCGTGACCATCTACGCGGCCATCGGCGGAATGCCCGGGGCCACCTTCATCCAGGTGGTCAAGGCCGTCATGCTCGTCGCCGGTGTCACGGTGGTCGCCGTGCTGGTGCTGAATCGCTTCGACTGGAACATCGACGGACTCCTGGCCTCCGCCACCGAGGGCAGCGGACTGGGCGACGAGTACCTCCAGCCGGGCCTGCGCTACGGGGCCGGCCCCATCAGCAAGATCGACTTCTTCAGTCTGCAACTGGCCATCGTGCTCGGCCTCGCCGCGCTCCCCCACGTGATGATGCGGATGTTCGCGCCCCGCAGGACCCGGGTGCTGCGCGCCTCGGTGGTGTGGGCCGTGGGCCTGGTCGGTTTCGTGTGTCTGACGGCCGGTGTGCTGGGCCTCGGCGCCACCGCCCTGGTGGGCCGGGACACCATCTCCGGCATGGACCACAAGGGCGACGCGGCGGTGCTGCTGCTCGCCCACGAACTCGGCGGCGAGGTGCTGACGGCCATCGTGTCGGCCCTGGCCTTCGTCACCCTGCTCGCCGTCGCCGCCGGTCTGATGCTCGCCGCGGCCTCGTCCGTCGCCCACGACCTCTACGGCGAGGTGATCCGCAAGGGCCGGGCCACGGAGACCCAGGAGCTGGGCGTCGCCCGGATCGCCGCCGTGGTCCTGGGTGTCCTCAGCATGATGTTCGCCCTGCTCGCCTGGGGCACCAATACCGCCACCCTGGCGTTCCTGGCCTTCGCGATCGCCGCGTCCGCCATCCTGCCGACCCTCGTCTACAGCCTGTTCTGGAGCGGGTTCACCGCCCGCGGCGCGCTCCTCAGTCTGTACGGCGGACTGGTCACCTCGGTACTGCTGGTGGTGTTCTCGCCCGTCGTCTCCTCCACCCCCGACTCGGTCTATCCACGGGCCGACTTCGCGTGGTTCCCGCTGCAGAACCCGGGCATCGTGTCGATCCCGGCGGGCTTCCTGCTGGGCTGGCTGGGCTCCCGGTTCGGTCCCCGGGAGGAGGCGGGCGTGTACGAGGACTTCGAGGTCCGGGCCCTGGTCGGGGCCGACCAGGGTTGA
- a CDS encoding acetylxylan esterase has protein sequence MALFDLPLDELRGYRSASTEPEDFDAFWAKTLQEAREHDPDARFEPVETHLKTVEVYDVTYSGFGGHPVKGWLALPAGVSEPLPTVVEFIGYGGGRGLPHTHLLWASAGYAHFVMDTRGQGSAWGGGGDTPDPVAGAPAFPGFMTRGVDAPENYYYRRVYTDAVRAVEAARAHPRTDAARTAVVGSSQGGGISIAVGGLVPDLVAVAPDVPFLCDFPRSTTITDRDPYREIGKYLKTHRGRTEQVGRTLAYFDGVHFAARGRAPALFSAALEDQTCPPSTVFAAFNAWAEDDKRIEVYDFNDHEGGGPFQEAVKLRWLAARL, from the coding sequence ATGGCCCTGTTCGACCTGCCGTTGGACGAGCTCCGCGGTTATCGAAGCGCCTCGACGGAGCCCGAGGACTTCGACGCCTTCTGGGCGAAGACGCTCCAGGAGGCCCGCGAGCACGACCCCGACGCCCGTTTCGAGCCGGTCGAGACCCATCTGAAGACGGTCGAGGTGTACGACGTCACCTACTCCGGGTTCGGCGGCCACCCGGTCAAGGGCTGGCTGGCCCTCCCCGCCGGAGTGAGCGAACCGCTGCCCACCGTCGTGGAGTTCATCGGCTACGGCGGCGGTCGCGGCCTGCCCCACACCCATCTGCTGTGGGCCTCGGCGGGCTACGCGCACTTCGTGATGGACACCCGGGGCCAGGGCAGCGCCTGGGGCGGGGGCGGCGACACCCCCGACCCGGTGGCCGGCGCGCCCGCCTTCCCCGGCTTCATGACCCGGGGCGTCGACGCCCCCGAGAACTACTACTACCGCCGCGTGTACACCGACGCCGTACGCGCGGTGGAGGCCGCCCGCGCGCATCCGCGCACCGACGCGGCGCGGACCGCCGTCGTCGGCTCCAGCCAGGGCGGCGGTATCTCCATCGCCGTCGGTGGACTCGTCCCCGATCTGGTGGCGGTCGCGCCGGACGTGCCGTTCCTGTGCGACTTCCCGCGCTCCACGACGATCACCGACCGCGATCCGTACCGCGAGATCGGCAAGTACCTCAAGACCCATCGCGGCCGTACCGAGCAGGTCGGGCGGACCCTCGCCTACTTCGACGGGGTGCACTTCGCCGCGCGCGGCCGGGCCCCCGCCCTGTTCTCGGCGGCCCTGGAGGACCAGACCTGCCCGCCGTCCACGGTCTTCGCGGCCTTCAACGCCTGGGCCGAGGACGACAAGCGCATCGAGGTCTACGACTTCAACGACCACGAGGGCGGCGGCCCCTTCCAGGAGGCGGTCAAGCTGCGCTGGCTCGCCGCACGGCTCTGA
- a CDS encoding serine hydrolase domain-containing protein, with the protein MSQSQVRGHCAARFEAVRTAFEDNFDERDELGAAVTVTLRGETVVDLWGGWADAARTRPWERDTVVNVWSTTKGPTALCAHLLADRGLLDLDAPVAAYWPEFAAAGKEGVLVRHLLSHRSGLAGPREPLSFEQLLDWELTVKRLAAQEPWWEPGTQSGYHAMTFGFLVGEVVRRVSGLLPGAFLAREVTGPLGIDFTIGLPEAETGRVAELVHPPAATSSEQAAVFAQLTPTALAALANPLVGAGEANTPEWRAAEVPAANGHGTARAVAALYGVLAPRGDWGGREVLSPEAAERVREGQGACRDLVLGAGFGRDTEVGLGLWLSGPHGSYGPNPRAFGHDGYGGSCGLADPEAGVSLGYVMNRMGPHIADDPRKMALVEALYSEL; encoded by the coding sequence ATGTCTCAGTCTCAGGTGCGGGGTCACTGCGCGGCACGGTTCGAGGCCGTGCGCACCGCCTTCGAGGACAACTTCGACGAGCGGGACGAGCTGGGGGCGGCGGTCACCGTGACGCTGCGCGGGGAGACCGTGGTGGACCTGTGGGGCGGCTGGGCCGACGCGGCACGGACCCGGCCCTGGGAGCGGGACACCGTGGTCAATGTGTGGTCGACGACCAAGGGTCCGACCGCGCTGTGCGCGCACCTGCTCGCCGACCGGGGCCTGCTCGACCTGGACGCCCCGGTGGCCGCGTACTGGCCGGAGTTCGCGGCGGCCGGCAAGGAGGGCGTCCTCGTCCGGCATCTGCTGTCGCACCGGTCGGGGCTCGCCGGACCGCGTGAGCCGCTCTCGTTCGAACAGCTCCTGGACTGGGAGCTGACCGTCAAGCGGCTCGCGGCGCAGGAGCCCTGGTGGGAGCCGGGCACACAGTCCGGGTATCACGCGATGACGTTCGGTTTTCTCGTCGGCGAGGTGGTCCGGCGGGTGTCGGGGCTGCTGCCCGGCGCGTTCCTGGCGCGCGAGGTCACCGGGCCGCTCGGCATCGACTTCACGATCGGGCTGCCGGAGGCGGAGACGGGCCGGGTGGCCGAGCTGGTCCATCCGCCGGCCGCGACGTCCAGTGAACAGGCCGCCGTCTTCGCCCAGTTGACGCCGACCGCGCTGGCCGCCCTCGCCAACCCCCTGGTCGGCGCCGGTGAGGCCAACACCCCCGAGTGGCGTGCCGCGGAGGTGCCCGCCGCCAACGGCCACGGCACCGCGCGGGCGGTCGCCGCGCTGTACGGCGTTCTCGCGCCGCGCGGCGACTGGGGCGGCCGGGAGGTGCTGTCCCCGGAGGCCGCCGAACGGGTCCGCGAGGGCCAGGGCGCCTGCCGTGACCTGGTGCTCGGCGCCGGGTTCGGCCGGGACACGGAAGTCGGGCTCGGTCTGTGGCTGAGCGGCCCGCACGGCTCGTACGGGCCGAACCCCAGGGCCTTCGGTCACGACGGGTACGGCGGCTCCTGCGGCCTCGCCGACCCGGAGGCCGGTGTCTCCCTCGGCTATGTCATGAACCGCATGGGGCCGCACATCGCCGACGACCCGCGCAAGATGGCTCTGGTGGAGGCGTTGTACAGCGAGTTGTGA
- a CDS encoding alpha/beta fold hydrolase: MRRHHRPLILGAAVTVGVLTATVIPSAAAPSADRTTPKPTVVLVHGAFADASGWSGVVSRLRKAGYPVVAPANPLRGLQSDAGYISSLLGTIDGPKILVGHSYGGAVITEAAASVPEVKALVYVAAFMPDKGELLSELADRFPGSELLPALEGLPDGAGHTDVAIKPDKFHDVFAGDLPRSTTSVLAVSQRPVSLAAFGSTAQAAAWRTIPSWFLVAKQDKTISPALERFQAKRAGSTTVEINSSHVAMMSHPDKVTSLIKSAAKSTR, from the coding sequence ATGCGCAGACATCACCGTCCTCTGATTCTCGGCGCCGCCGTCACGGTGGGCGTGCTCACCGCCACCGTCATCCCGTCGGCCGCCGCCCCCTCGGCCGACCGGACGACACCGAAGCCCACCGTCGTCCTGGTGCACGGCGCGTTCGCGGACGCGTCGGGCTGGTCCGGGGTGGTCTCACGACTCAGGAAAGCGGGCTATCCGGTCGTCGCCCCGGCCAACCCGCTGCGGGGCCTGCAGTCGGACGCCGGTTACATCTCCTCGCTCCTCGGCACCATCGACGGTCCGAAGATCCTGGTGGGGCACTCGTACGGCGGTGCCGTCATCACCGAGGCCGCCGCGTCCGTGCCCGAGGTGAAGGCGCTGGTGTACGTGGCGGCCTTCATGCCCGACAAGGGCGAGCTGCTGAGCGAACTGGCGGACCGCTTCCCGGGGTCCGAGCTGCTCCCGGCGCTGGAGGGGCTGCCGGACGGGGCCGGGCACACGGATGTGGCGATCAAGCCCGACAAGTTCCACGATGTGTTCGCGGGTGATCTGCCGCGTTCCACGACCTCGGTGCTCGCGGTGTCCCAACGCCCGGTCAGTCTCGCGGCGTTCGGCTCCACGGCCCAGGCGGCGGCCTGGCGCACGATCCCGTCGTGGTTCCTGGTCGCCAAGCAGGACAAGACGATCTCCCCGGCGCTGGAGCGGTTCCAGGCGAAGCGGGCGGGCTCGACCACGGTCGAGATCAACTCCTCGCACGTGGCCATGATGTCCCACCCGGACAAGGTGACCTCGTTGATCAAGTCGGCGGCGAAGTCCACGCGTTGA
- a CDS encoding class I SAM-dependent methyltransferase, giving the protein MFTPQGPSLRELAVQALSSVEHGYDLLAPKFDQTPFRTPDAILEAVEAALSTLGPFEHGLDLCCGTGAGMEVLREVCRDSVTGVDISAGMLAVGRERMGAGHTGRAAGPRVSWVRGDALALPFTSAFDLAVSFGAFGHFLPEQLPGLFSEVRSALRPGGRFAFPLPAPAPPNSPWYWAAWGFDAAMRVRNAVWRPPFVMYYRPFRLGVVRRELERAGFEVELFALPEFGPRPDGSPRCRMVVATRKG; this is encoded by the coding sequence ATGTTCACCCCGCAAGGCCCCAGCCTCCGCGAACTCGCCGTTCAGGCACTCTCGTCCGTCGAACACGGCTACGACCTGCTCGCACCCAAGTTCGACCAGACCCCGTTCCGTACGCCGGACGCCATCCTGGAGGCGGTCGAGGCGGCCCTGTCGACGTTGGGCCCGTTCGAGCACGGCCTCGACCTCTGCTGCGGCACCGGCGCCGGGATGGAGGTGCTGCGCGAGGTCTGCCGGGACAGCGTCACCGGTGTGGACATCAGCGCCGGGATGCTGGCGGTGGGGCGTGAGCGGATGGGCGCCGGCCACACCGGCCGTGCCGCGGGCCCCCGTGTCTCCTGGGTGCGCGGTGACGCCCTCGCCCTGCCCTTCACCTCCGCCTTCGACCTTGCGGTCAGCTTCGGCGCGTTCGGGCACTTCCTGCCGGAGCAGTTGCCGGGTCTCTTCTCCGAGGTGCGTTCCGCGCTGCGGCCTGGTGGACGGTTCGCGTTCCCGCTGCCGGCGCCCGCGCCGCCCAACTCCCCTTGGTACTGGGCGGCGTGGGGCTTCGACGCGGCGATGCGGGTGCGCAACGCGGTCTGGCGCCCGCCGTTCGTCATGTACTACCGGCCGTTCCGCCTCGGCGTCGTACGGCGGGAGCTGGAACGGGCCGGATTCGAGGTGGAGTTGTTCGCGCTGCCCGAGTTCGGGCCACGGCCCGACGGCAGCCCGCGCTGCCGGATGGTGGTGGCCACTCGCAAGGGGTGA
- a CDS encoding ATP-binding SpoIIE family protein phosphatase, with amino-acid sequence MPGETVRPSQTNAPLSADSDEAHAPQLGASSTELFETTANNSSTGQNNPSDTELALLRSGDRIRFVGAATRRIARGLDLDEIVLGLCRATVSTFADSILVYLREPIPVGDERPTGPLMLRLRRTDGLRDEHVGGFDLLVEPEQTTPDHMGLLTRVTEILEVRSGSALSEVLRGVRPVFGDLAHTRAALTELLGNGVAAPAGRHVILAPLRGRRRVTGVAAFLRWTERPAFDSDDLLVAAQLATHTALGVDKAVLYGREAYIADKLQRTMLPERLPSPPGVRFAVRYLPAAETASVGGDWYDAIPLSGSRVALVIGDVMGHSMTSAAIMGQLRTTAQTLAGMALPPEETLRRLDTTAQSLGSDRMATCLCAIYDPLARRITLANAGHPPPVLLHADGRAEVMEVPANPPIGTGWMEYEAIERDAPTGATLLLYTDGLVESRLRDIDTGIEQLRRRLSALALEADPDGPPSLEALCDGLLGMLGPGDRDDDIAVLAARFDGLRRSDTVDWTLATDDSSPRLARRLTKQALGDWDLLELTDAAELLVSEVVTNAVRHARGPITLRLTHTGVLRCEVTDGSSLMPRRRWVHGGIEAGRGLYVVNRLALRWGVQPQGHSKVVWFELALPERTDPSRP; translated from the coding sequence GTGCCCGGTGAGACGGTTCGCCCGTCGCAGACGAACGCACCGCTGTCCGCAGACAGCGACGAAGCGCACGCCCCGCAGCTCGGTGCCTCCTCGACCGAGTTGTTCGAAACAACCGCGAACAACTCCTCCACCGGGCAGAACAACCCCTCCGACACCGAGCTCGCGTTGCTCCGGTCCGGTGACCGGATCCGCTTCGTGGGTGCGGCCACCCGACGTATCGCGCGTGGACTGGACCTCGACGAGATCGTTCTCGGGCTCTGCCGTGCGACCGTGTCCACGTTCGCCGACTCGATCCTGGTGTACCTGCGAGAGCCGATTCCGGTGGGGGACGAAAGGCCGACCGGGCCGCTGATGCTTCGGCTGCGCAGAACCGACGGACTCCGAGACGAGCACGTGGGAGGCTTCGATCTCCTGGTGGAGCCCGAGCAGACGACACCGGACCACATGGGGCTCCTCACTCGGGTGACCGAGATACTCGAAGTCCGTTCCGGCAGCGCCCTGTCCGAGGTACTGCGCGGGGTGCGTCCCGTGTTCGGCGATCTCGCTCACACCCGAGCAGCCCTGACCGAGTTGCTCGGCAACGGTGTGGCCGCACCTGCCGGTCGACATGTCATCCTGGCGCCGCTGCGTGGTCGTCGCCGGGTCACGGGTGTCGCCGCCTTCCTCCGCTGGACAGAGCGACCCGCGTTCGACAGCGACGATCTGCTGGTGGCGGCGCAGTTGGCGACCCACACCGCGCTCGGCGTCGACAAGGCCGTTCTGTATGGCCGCGAGGCATACATCGCGGATAAGCTCCAGCGCACCATGCTTCCCGAGCGGCTGCCGAGCCCGCCCGGAGTACGCTTCGCCGTTCGCTACCTGCCCGCTGCGGAGACAGCGAGTGTGGGCGGCGACTGGTACGACGCGATCCCCCTGTCCGGCAGTCGGGTGGCCCTGGTCATCGGAGACGTCATGGGGCACTCGATGACGTCGGCGGCGATCATGGGGCAGCTGCGCACGACCGCCCAGACCCTCGCGGGCATGGCACTTCCACCCGAGGAGACCCTACGGCGGCTTGACACGACCGCTCAGAGCCTGGGTTCCGATCGCATGGCCACCTGCCTGTGCGCGATCTACGACCCGCTCGCGCGCCGCATCACACTCGCGAACGCGGGCCATCCGCCACCGGTGCTGCTCCACGCGGACGGCCGTGCCGAGGTGATGGAGGTGCCGGCCAACCCACCGATCGGAACGGGCTGGATGGAGTACGAGGCCATCGAGCGGGACGCCCCGACGGGTGCCACGTTGCTGCTCTACACCGACGGTCTGGTCGAGTCCCGGCTCCGCGACATCGACACCGGCATCGAGCAGTTGCGCCGGCGCTTGTCCGCGCTCGCGCTGGAGGCCGACCCGGACGGCCCGCCCTCGCTGGAGGCCCTGTGCGACGGCCTGTTGGGCATGCTGGGGCCGGGGGACCGGGACGACGACATCGCTGTGCTCGCGGCACGCTTCGACGGGTTGCGTCGCTCGGACACGGTGGACTGGACCCTGGCGACCGACGACTCGAGCCCCCGGCTGGCACGCCGACTCACGAAACAGGCTTTGGGCGACTGGGATCTGCTGGAACTCACCGACGCGGCCGAACTACTGGTCAGCGAAGTGGTGACCAACGCCGTACGGCACGCCCGCGGGCCCATCACGCTGCGTCTCACGCACACCGGTGTCCTGCGCTGTGAGGTCACGGACGGCTCCTCGCTGATGCCCAGGCGCAGGTGGGTGCACGGGGGAATCGAGGCAGGCAGGGGACTCTATGTAGTGAACCGGCTGGCCCTGCGGTGGGGAGTGCAGCCGCAGGGTCACAGCAAGGTCGTCTGGTTCGAACTGGCGCTCCCCGAGCGGACCGATCCGTCACGGCCGTGA
- a CDS encoding sulfatase-like hydrolase/transferase produces the protein MSLFTRSSTSPDTHDKDGTDRTDRTDEAREPSSEDTTAGTATPVRRWRRHRTAFQRHRTAFREKYPVAARSVSWGITALAAALVFFALLMPGRPEYFVVRQFLRIPVEPILAVALLMALPRRPRLIAAVVIGVGLAALVVVKSLDIGFNQFLGRGFNVVLDWGLLDDAESYVKDTLGATGARVAVLGLVAFVLLLFAVMSLAVVRLVNLLARHRDRTTRGTIVAGAVWITCAALGLTPLGNTAVASRNTIGFVQDRWGRVQETLRDEAAFAKEAKKDRFADVPADQLLTGLRGKDVMFAFIESYGRAALEDPAIEPGVDAALDEEGEALTEAGFAAKSGWLTSATYGGSSWLGHSTFLTGLWIDNQSRYRTVTAGERLTLPGAFDKTGAWRTVGVVPGVRYNWPEGDFYGFDKVYDSRDVGYQGPKFSWSTMPDQYALTAYQRLEAAKKGDKPLMSEIILTSSHQPWAPLPEMVDWDEVGDGSVYKDIEKAGKDPADVFTDPVRVKEEYGRSVQYSVHSLLQYVERYGDENTVLVFLGDHQPMASVSGNGASHDVPVTIVAHDPEVLDRIDDWGWSDGLRPGDDAPVWRMDSFRDRFLTAYGSRP, from the coding sequence GTGTCGCTCTTCACGCGCTCCAGCACATCACCCGACACGCACGACAAGGACGGGACGGACCGGACGGACCGGACGGACGAGGCGCGCGAGCCGTCGTCGGAGGACACGACCGCCGGGACCGCCACCCCCGTTCGCCGATGGCGGCGCCACCGGACGGCGTTCCAGCGCCACCGGACGGCGTTCCGGGAGAAGTACCCGGTCGCCGCGCGGAGCGTGTCGTGGGGGATCACCGCGCTGGCCGCCGCCCTGGTGTTCTTCGCGCTGCTGATGCCGGGCCGGCCCGAGTACTTCGTGGTGCGGCAGTTCCTGCGGATACCCGTGGAGCCGATCCTCGCCGTCGCCCTGCTGATGGCGCTGCCCCGCCGGCCGCGGCTGATCGCGGCGGTCGTCATCGGCGTGGGCCTGGCCGCCCTGGTGGTCGTCAAGTCGCTGGACATCGGCTTCAACCAGTTCCTCGGCCGCGGCTTCAACGTGGTCCTCGACTGGGGCCTGCTGGACGACGCCGAGTCGTACGTCAAGGACACGCTCGGCGCCACGGGCGCCCGGGTCGCCGTGCTCGGCCTCGTGGCCTTCGTGCTGCTGCTGTTCGCCGTCATGTCCCTGGCGGTGGTACGGCTGGTGAACCTGCTGGCCCGGCACCGGGACCGGACGACCCGGGGCACGATCGTCGCAGGCGCCGTCTGGATCACCTGCGCGGCGCTCGGCCTCACCCCCCTGGGGAACACCGCGGTCGCCTCCCGCAACACCATCGGTTTCGTGCAGGACCGCTGGGGCCGGGTCCAGGAGACCCTGCGGGACGAGGCCGCGTTCGCCAAGGAGGCCAAGAAGGACAGGTTCGCCGACGTGCCCGCCGACCAGCTGCTGACCGGACTGCGCGGCAAGGACGTCATGTTCGCCTTCATCGAGAGCTACGGCCGCGCGGCCCTGGAGGACCCGGCCATCGAGCCCGGTGTGGACGCCGCGCTCGACGAGGAGGGCGAGGCGCTGACCGAGGCCGGGTTCGCGGCGAAGAGCGGCTGGCTGACCTCGGCGACGTACGGCGGCAGCAGCTGGCTCGGCCACTCCACGTTCCTGACCGGCCTGTGGATCGACAACCAGAGCCGCTACCGCACGGTCACCGCCGGCGAACGCCTCACCCTGCCCGGCGCCTTCGACAAGACCGGCGCCTGGCGGACGGTCGGGGTCGTGCCCGGCGTCCGGTACAACTGGCCGGAGGGCGACTTCTACGGCTTCGACAAGGTCTACGACTCCCGCGATGTCGGCTACCAGGGGCCGAAGTTCAGCTGGTCGACCATGCCCGACCAGTACGCCCTCACCGCGTATCAGCGCCTGGAGGCCGCCAAGAAGGGCGACAAGCCGCTGATGTCGGAGATCATCCTGACCTCCAGTCACCAGCCGTGGGCCCCGCTGCCCGAGATGGTCGACTGGGACGAGGTCGGCGACGGCTCGGTCTACAAGGACATCGAGAAGGCGGGCAAGGACCCGGCGGACGTGTTCACCGACCCCGTCAGGGTCAAGGAGGAGTACGGCAGGTCCGTCCAGTACTCCGTGCACAGCCTGCTGCAGTACGTGGAGAGGTACGGCGACGAGAACACCGTCCTCGTCTTCCTCGGCGACCACCAGCCCATGGCCAGCGTCAGCGGCAACGGCGCCAGTCACGACGTACCGGTCACCATCGTCGCCCACGACCCCGAGGTGCTCGACCGGATCGACGACTGGGGCTGGTCCGACGGACTGCGGCCCGGCGACGACGCCCCGGTCTGGCGCATGGACTCCTTCCGTGACCGCTTCCTCACCGCGTACGGCTCACGGCCGTGA